A genome region from Arachis duranensis cultivar V14167 chromosome 6, aradu.V14167.gnm2.J7QH, whole genome shotgun sequence includes the following:
- the LOC107495202 gene encoding serine carboxypeptidase-like 42, whose product MDKGQVSSKGSIGGCWKMSRSRSRSRCWLVGILILVVRVLGGNGYPSEDLVVNLPGQPKVDFNQYAGYVDIDSNHGRSLFYYFVEAAFHPHNKPLTLWLNGGPGCSSIGGGAFTELGPFFPKGDGRGLRRNSKSWNKASNLLFVESPAGVGWSYSNTTSDYNAGDASTANDMYLFMLKWYEKFPSYRSRELFLTGESYAGHYIPQLTNALLDHNARSTGFKFNIKGVAIGNPLLRLDRDIPATYEYFWSHGMISDEVGLAIMNDCDFDDYVYENPHNISHSCTNAIREANSIVGDYINNYDVILDVCYPSIVEQELRLKKMATKISVGVDVCMSFERRFYFNLPEVQKALHANRTKLPYSWSMCSQVLNYSETDGNINILPILKRIVQNHIPIWIFSGDQDSVVPLLGSRTLIRELAHELHMKVTVPYGAWFHKGQVGGWVTEYGNSLTFATVRGAAHMVPYSQPSRALLLFTSFLRATRLPNTTGPSIHH is encoded by the exons ATGGATAAAGGGCAGGTTTCAAGTAAGGGTAGTATTGGTGGTTGTTGGAAGATGAGTAGAAGTAGAAGCAGAAGCAGGTGTTGGTTAGTTGGGATCTTGATTTTGGTAGTGAGAGTGTTGGGAGGAAATGGGTACCCATCTGAGGATCTGGTGGTCAACCTTCCTGGACAACCCAAAGTTGACTTCAACCAATATGCTGGCTATGTTGATATTGATTCCAACCATGGAAGAAGCCTCTTCTACTATTTTGTTGAAGCTGCTTTTCATCCTCACAATAAGCCCCTCACTCTTTGGCTCAATGGAG GTCCAGGGTGTTCTTCCATTGGAGGAGGTGCATTTACTGAATTGGGACCCTTTTTCCCTAAAGGAGATGGACGTGGTCTAAGAAGAAATTCCAAGTCATGGAACAAAG CATCCAACCTTCTGTTTGTGGAGTCTCCTGCTGGAGTTGGTTGGTCATACTCAAATACAACTTCAGATTATAATGCTGGGGATGCGTCCACCG CCAATGATATGTATTTGTTCATGCTGAAATGGTACGAGAAGTTCCCATCATACAGATCAAGAGAGCTGTTCCTCACAGGAGAAAGCTATGCAG GACACTACATACCACAGTTAACTAATGCTCTACTGGATCATAATGCTCGTTCGACTGGTTTCAAATTCAACATTAAAGGGGTTGCT ATTGGAAACCCACTTCTAAGACTTGATCGCGATATACCAGCAACATACGAATACTTTTGGTCCCATGGAATGATTTCAGATGAAGTTGGACTTGCTATTATGAATGACTGCGACTTCGATGATTATGTGTACGAAAATCCTCACAATATTTCTCATTCATGCACCAACGCCATACGCGAAGCGAATAGTATAGTGGGAGATTATATAAATAACTATGATGTGATTCTTGATGTTTGTTATCCATCCATTGTGGAACAAGAGTTGAGATTGAAGAAAATG GCTACGAAAATAAGTGTAGGTGTTGATGTCTGTATGAGTTTCGAAAGGCGATTTTACTTCAACCTTCCTGAGGTTCAGAAGGCCCTCCATGCAAATCGCACCAAACTTCCTTATAGCTGGTCCATGTGTAGTCA AGTTCTAAACTATAGCGAAACTGATGGTAACATCAACATCCTTCCAATTCTCAAAAGGATAGTTCAAAACCATATCCCAATATGGATTTTCAG TGGCGACCAAGATTCGGTTGTGCCGTTGTTGGGATCTCGAACGCTAATTCGTGAGCTGGCTCACGAATTACACATGAAGGTTACAGTTCCTTATGGAGCTTGGTTCCACAAAGGCCAG GTTGGAGGTTGGGTGACAGAATATGGGAATTCGTTGACTTTTGCAACTGTAAGAGGAGCTGCTCACATGGTTCCTTACTCACAACCTTCAAGAGCATTGCTTTTATTCACTTCATTTCTGCGTGCTACCAGGTTGCCAAATACCACGGGTCCTTCCATTCATCATTAA